In Festucalex cinctus isolate MCC-2025b chromosome 21, RoL_Fcin_1.0, whole genome shotgun sequence, one genomic interval encodes:
- the LOC144010672 gene encoding uncharacterized protein LOC144010672 isoform X1, giving the protein MKYVKWWMLVMIWMVQTQAEVCPDACKCTNKSGQEKTEVNCHKRGLRAFPSKLPSDAWVLKFGENGITDLQANILGLVPKIESVNLEHNSIKSIHPRAFSGAKTLALLNLYSNHIKNLPPRGFKDLLNLRFLMLGQNQIGALKPNTFVGMRNLSELDLPENALTVLPSNSFKPLIALKVLDLP; this is encoded by the exons ATGAAATACGTCAAGTGGTGGATGCTGGTGATGATTTGGATGGTTCAGACTCAAGCTGAGGTCTGCCCTGATGCCTGCAAATGCACCAACAAGTCCGGGCAAGAAAAGACCGAGGTCAACTGTCATAAGAGAGGTCTTCGCGCCTTTCCCTCCAAACTTCCCTCAGATGCTTGGGTCCTCAAATTTG GTGAGAATGGCATCACAGACCTGCAGGCCAACATTCTGGGATTAGTTCCAAAGATCGAAAGCGTAAACCTGGAACATAATTCAATCAAGTCCATCCACCCTCGTGCTTTCTCTGGTGCAAAGACGCTGGCGCTCCTTAATCTTTATAGCAATCACATAAAAAATCTTCCACCAAGGGGATTCAAG gatcTCTTAAACCTTCGCTTCCTCATGTTGGGACAGAACCAGATTGGCGCACTCAAGCCAAATACGTTTGTAGGCATGAGGAACTTGTCCGAACTGGATCTTCCGGAAAACGCCCTGACAGTGCTTCCATCCAACTCCTTCAAACCTTTGATTGCTCTCAAGGTTTTAGATCTTCCCTGA
- the LOC144010672 gene encoding uncharacterized protein LOC144010672 isoform X2, with product MFLNLDNNSLKMLPAGVFKSLGSLEMLVLDNNLLSTLRSAMFGGLRVLQELYLRNNDLDHLPSDVFKDMPKLSQLALSGNRLKAVDGNTLAQIPSLKKLHLHDNPWLCDCNVVPLVQWMKQTNVTMSPRGALKCESPIELKKKTLSSLQESTLLCHS from the exons ATGTTTCTTAACCTGGACAATAACAG CCTGAAGATGCTTCCTGCTGGAGTATTCAAGTCGTTGGGCTCCCTGGAGATGCTGGTTCTTGACAACAATCTTCTGTCTACTCTGAGGTCGGCAATGTTCGGCGGACTGCGTGTTTTGCAG GAACTCTACTTGAGAAACAACGATCTGGATCACCTGCCATCTGATGTGTTCAAGGACATGCCCAAGCTTTCTCAGCTGGCTCTCAGCGGAAACCGCCTAAAGGCAGTGGACGGAAACACGTTGGCCCAAATTCCTT CACTGAAGAAGTTGCACCTGCATGACAATCCTTGGCTGTGCGACTGCAATGTTGTCCCATTGGTGCAGTGgatgaaacaaacaaatgtgaccATGTCACCAAGGGGGGCCTTGAAGTGCGAGAGTCCTATTGAGCTCAAAAAGAAGACCTTAAGCAGCCTCCAAGAATCGACGCTTCTTTGCCATTCGTAA